From Tachyglossus aculeatus isolate mTacAcu1 unplaced genomic scaffold, mTacAcu1.pri scaffold_12_arrow_ctg1, whole genome shotgun sequence, one genomic window encodes:
- the GGT6 gene encoding glutathione hydrolase 6, whose protein sequence is MNSKVEGPSGVPRALRYQQLLLAESGSEGEEDTAAPLCSVPPRRRRPPRVLAWASERGRGHSLARLLAALVLLALAVSLALRQLRAQASGKQDQRGRTRPWHHHEAGVYPRGAVISQADTCSRLGRGLLVAGGNVVDAGIGTALCLGLVHPHVTGLGAAFWGLFHNGSSGLTVALTPPLALALAPGLGRPTALPALRLLHRRLGHLPWARVLADPIAMAQNGVSVDAALAGALEQYVASGRGEGLCPLLCHPDGTPLGPGTRLVNPQLGAVLQRAAGAPEEDDQFQDALLRPLARDLPLAGRSPFATSPDALPSLQPALSLPLRQGWLFTTPVPVTGAPLLNLLSGLREAGPDADPCPQALEAAQLAYASAPSAAPAGSSLAAMDSSGSVLLLSSSLNSSFGSGLLSPATGLVLSDFEGEAATHSWTSPALLCCGPEEDVLGVVATAGPAAPLAVAQTLLSHLVLQQPAQDAVASPLLRLQLGSGGFPSTCTVGAPLSGDVVPPAGQALLLVTSRAEHVRTTAVPAHCCPSEGY, encoded by the exons ATGAACTCAAAGGTGGAAGGCCCCTCCGGGGTCCCGCGGGCCTTGCGGTACCAGCAACTGCTGCTGGCCGAGTCCGGGTCGGAGGGTGAGGAGGACACGGCGGCCCCCCTCTGCTCCGTCCCGCCCCGCCGGCGGAGGCCCCCCAG GGTCCTGGCCTGGGCCTcggagaggggccgggggcaTTCGTTGGCCCGGCTGCTGGCCGCCCTCGTGCTCCTGGCGCTCGCTGTCTCCCTGGCACTGCGGCAGCTCCGGGCACAGGCCTCGGGAAAGCAGGATCAGAGGGGCCGGACCAGGCCCTGGCACCATCACGAAGCCGGGGTGTATCCCCGCGGCGCCGTCATCAGTCAGGCAG ACACGTGCTCCCGCCTGGGCCGAGGCCTGCTGGTGGCCGGCGGAAACGTGGTGGACGCGGGGATCGGGACGGCGCTGTGCCTGGGCCTTGTGCACCCCCACGTCACGGGGCTCG GTGCTGCTTTCTGGGGTCTCTTCCACAACGGCAGCTCCGGCCTCACCGTCGCTCTCACTCCGCCCCTGGCCTTGGCCCTGGCCCCCGGACTTGGCCGGCCCACCGCGCTGCCCGCTCTGCGCCTGCTGCATCGGAGGCTGGGCCACCTGCCTTGGGCCCGTGTGCTTGCAGATCCCATTGCCATGGCACAAAACGGGGTCTCCGTGGATGCCGCACTGGCGGGGGCACTAGAGCAGTACGTGGCTAGTGGTCGGGGTGAGGGActctgccctctgctctgccaCCCAGATGGGACTCCGCTGGGCCCTGGCACCCGCCTGGTCAACCCGCAGCTTGGGGCCGTGTTGCAGAGGGCTGCTGGAGCCCCCGAGGAAGACGACCAGTTCCAGGACGCGCTGCTCCGTCCCTTGGCGAGAGACCTACCTCTGGCTGGCAGGTCTCCGTTCGCGACCTCGCCCGACGCCCTGCCCAGCCTACAGCCTGCTCTGAGCTTGCCACTGCGCCAGGGTTGGCTGTTCACCACCCCGGTGCCAGTCACTGGGGCGCCTCTACTGAACCTGCTGAGTGGGCTGAGGGAGGCAGGGCCCGATGCCGACCCTTGCCCTCAAGCCTTGGAGGCCGCCCAGCTCGCCTACGCCTCCGCCCCCTCCGCAGCCCCCGCGGGGAGCTCCCTGGCCGCCATGGACAGCAGCGGCTCTgtgctgctcctctcctcctccctcaacaGCTCCTTCGGCTCCGGGCTCCTGTCTCCGGCCACCGGGCTCGTGCTCAGTGATTTTGAGGGGGAGGCAGCTACACATTCATGGACCTCTCCCGCGCTGCTCTGCTGTGGGCCCGAGGAGGACGTGCTGGGGGTCGTGGCTACGGCGGGACCCGCTGCTCCCTTGGCCGTGGCCCAGACCCTGCTCAGTCACCTGGTGTTGCAGCAGCCCGCCCAGGATGCTGTTGCCAGCCCCCTGCTCCGACTCCAGCTGGGCTCCGGAGGGTTTCCCAGCACCTGTACCGTCGGCGCTCCTCTCTCCGGTGACGTCGTCCCCCCGGCCGGGCAAGCTCTGCTCCTGGTGACCTCCCGAGCGGAGCACGTCCGAACCACGGCTGTACCCGCCCACTGCTGCCCTTCAGAAGGGTATTAA
- the TMEM8B gene encoding transmembrane protein 8B isoform X2 — MGPGSSLPRLQHRGQPRMPPVLLLLLILLGRGAGGLLVTDYSTRTPRKLSPFRSFASTELFHFHVPEDTVLAVWNLITFKEQGGTFGDHCPDRSVTVYFRSGAPPVINPLQTHFPRDTAVPGTFALTLSWTFPNRTTGVFNISSPLPGDWFLAAHLPKDQGRISVKGLHDECQYLFQPQLIVQRLLGVAVLVPGLLVEQSISPHNRSALYNSLDCQSRTPCHLEFTLPLWDHWHYVMVETQLPLSGPVRFQVTVRLEECSQQGLARALPAGAAMNMPQSAAARLPPSEPLPSGGPETGSLTRPPDLCWPVRPTLRNELDTFSVHFYIFFGPSVSLPPERPAVFALRLLPVLDSGAVLSLELRLNVSSLQGENITVFGCLHHEVPLTSGDNTSVTCSTDLLSGFLLSVNASSNVAQLRLPFPQTGSWYLSLRSLCASGPRFERCQNVTAEVHLRSFLSPCINDCGSYGQCKLLRTNNYLYAACECKAGWSGWGCTDNAEAFSYGFQLLSTLLLCLSNLMFVPPVAVALRSRYLLEAAVYIFTMFFSTFYHACDQPGIVVFCIMEYDVLQFCDFLGSLMSVWVTVIAMARLQPVVKQMLYLLGAMLLSMALQLDRHGLWNLLGPSLFALGILASAWTVRSVHRRHCYPPTWQRWVFYLCPGSLIAGAAVLLYAFVETEENYFYIHSIWHMLIAGSVGFLLPPRAKPEGKVPPLTRTRGCGYQVCINEQEELGLVDPSTVSINSICAS, encoded by the exons ATGGGGCCTGGCAGCAGCCTTCCCCGACTGCAGCACCGGGGACAGCCGCGGATGCCCCccgtcctgctgctgctgctcatccttctggggcggggggcag ggGGGCTCTTGGTGACGGACTACTCCACTCGCACCCCCCGCAAGCTCAGTCCCTTCCGCTCCTTCGCCAGCACCGAGCTCTTCCACTTTCACGTCCCGGAGGACACCGTCTTGGCCGTCTGGAACCTCATCACCTTCAAAGAGCAGGGGGGCACCTTCGGAGATCACTGCCCAGACCGCAGTGTCACCGT ATACTTCCGCTCGGGGGCACCCCCTGTCATCAACCCTCTCCAGACCCATTTTCCTCGGGACACGGCTGTGCCTGGGACCTTCGCATTGACTCTGTCTTGGACATTTCCCAACCGGACCACTGGAGTCTTCAACATTAGCAGTCCGCTGCCCGGAGACTGGTTTTTGGCCGCCCACTTACCCAAGGACCAGGGTCGGATTTCAGTTAAG GGTCTCCACGATGAGTGCCAGTACCTGTTCCAGCCCCAACTGATTGTCCAGCGCCTTCTGGGTGTGGCAGTGTTGGTGCCCGGGCTCCTGGTGGAGCAAAGTATCTCCCCTCACAACCGCTCTGCTCTTTACAA CTCCTTGGACTGCCAATCGCGGACACCATGCCACCTGGAGTTCACCCTACCACTCTGGGATCACTGGCATTACGTGATGGTGGAGACCCAGCTGCCTCTGTCCGGCCCCGTCCGCTTCCAGGTGACCGTCCGACTGGAAG AGTGTTCCCAGCAAGGTCTGGCCCGGGCTCTGCCCGCTGGCGCTGCCATGAACATGCCACAGTCAGCGGCGGCTCGCCTGCCCCCATCTGAGCCACTGCCGTCAGGGGGCCCCGAGACAGGGAGCTTAACGAGGCCACCGGATCTCTGCTGGCCAGTGAGGCCAACGCTACGCAACGAATTGGATACCTTCTCCGTCCACTTCTACATCTTCTTCGGCCCCAGTGTCTCCTTGCCCCCAGAGCGCCCAGCTGTGTTTGCTCTGCGCCTGCTCCCCGTGCTGGACAGTGGGGCCGTTCTCAGTCTAGAGCTACGACTCAATGTG AGCTCACTTCAGGGAGAGAACATCACTGTGTTTGGCTGTCTGCACCACGAGGTGCCTCTGACCTCAGGAGACAACACCTCAGTCACCTGTTCGACAG ACTTGCTGTCTGGCTTCCTGCTGTCAGTCAATGCCTCCTCCAACGTGGCCCAGCTGcggctcccattcccccagacagGCAGCTGGTACCTGAGTCTACGCTCCCTCTGTGCTTCTGGACCCAG GTTTGAACGCTGTCAGAATGTCACTGCTGAGGTCCATCTCCGGTCCTTCCTATCCCCCTGCATCAATGACTGTGGCTCCTATGGCCAGTGCAAGCTTCTGCGGACAAACAACTACCTTTATGCAGCCTGCGAGTGCAAGGCTG GTTGGAGTGGATGGGGCTGCACAGACAACGCTGAGGCCTTCAGCTATGGCTTCCAGTTGCtctccacactgctgctctgccTAAGCAACCTTATGTTTGTGCCCCCTGTGGCTGTGGCTCTACGGAGCCGCTATCTCCTTGAAGCTGCTGTGTACATCTTTACCATGTTCTTTTCCACG TTCTACCACGCTTGTGACCAGCCGGGCATTGTAGTGTTCTGCATCATGGAGTATGACGTGCTGCAGTTCTGTGACTTCCTTGGCTCCCTCATGTCCGTTTGGGTCACAGTTATCGCCATGGCTCGGCTGCAACCTGTGGTCAAGCAG ATGCTGTACCTCCTGGGTGCGATGCTGCTTTCTATGGCACTGCAGCTGGACCGCCATGGACTCTGGAACCTGCTGGGCCCGAGCCTCTTTGCCTTGGGGATCCTTGCCTCAGCTTGG ACGGTGCGCAGCGTCCATCGCCGGCACTGCTACCCACCCACGTGGCAGCGCTGGGTCTTCTACTTGTGCCCAGGCAGCCTCATCGCCGGGGCCGCCGTGCTACTCTATGCCTTTGTGGAGACGGAGGAGAACTATTTTTACAttcacagcatctggcacatgtTGATCGCAGGCAGCGTGGGCTTTCTGCTGCCACCCCGGGCTAAGCCAGAGGGCAAAGTACCCCCTCTGACCCGAACCCGGGGCTGTGGGTACCAGGTCTGCATCAATGAGCAGGAGGAACTTGGCCTGGTGGACCCGAGCACTgtttccatcaatagtatttgtgcTAGCTGA
- the TMEM8B gene encoding transmembrane protein 8B isoform X1 → MGPGSSLPRLQHRGQPRMPPVLLLLLILLGRGAGGLLVTDYSTRTPRKLSPFRSFASTELFHFHVPEDTVLAVWNLITFKEQGGTFGDHCPDRSVTVYFRSGAPPVINPLQTHFPRDTAVPGTFALTLSWTFPNRTTGVFNISSPLPGDWFLAAHLPKDQGRISVKGLHDECQYLFQPQLIVQRLLGVAVLVPGLLVEQSISPHNRSALYKIFIPNFTSKVSVWLVNCWGGLRGRCPLSLRLRPKAPPLHNSSSLDCQSRTPCHLEFTLPLWDHWHYVMVETQLPLSGPVRFQVTVRLEECSQQGLARALPAGAAMNMPQSAAARLPPSEPLPSGGPETGSLTRPPDLCWPVRPTLRNELDTFSVHFYIFFGPSVSLPPERPAVFALRLLPVLDSGAVLSLELRLNVSSLQGENITVFGCLHHEVPLTSGDNTSVTCSTDLLSGFLLSVNASSNVAQLRLPFPQTGSWYLSLRSLCASGPRFERCQNVTAEVHLRSFLSPCINDCGSYGQCKLLRTNNYLYAACECKAGWSGWGCTDNAEAFSYGFQLLSTLLLCLSNLMFVPPVAVALRSRYLLEAAVYIFTMFFSTFYHACDQPGIVVFCIMEYDVLQFCDFLGSLMSVWVTVIAMARLQPVVKQMLYLLGAMLLSMALQLDRHGLWNLLGPSLFALGILASAWTVRSVHRRHCYPPTWQRWVFYLCPGSLIAGAAVLLYAFVETEENYFYIHSIWHMLIAGSVGFLLPPRAKPEGKVPPLTRTRGCGYQVCINEQEELGLVDPSTVSINSICAS, encoded by the exons ATGGGGCCTGGCAGCAGCCTTCCCCGACTGCAGCACCGGGGACAGCCGCGGATGCCCCccgtcctgctgctgctgctcatccttctggggcggggggcag ggGGGCTCTTGGTGACGGACTACTCCACTCGCACCCCCCGCAAGCTCAGTCCCTTCCGCTCCTTCGCCAGCACCGAGCTCTTCCACTTTCACGTCCCGGAGGACACCGTCTTGGCCGTCTGGAACCTCATCACCTTCAAAGAGCAGGGGGGCACCTTCGGAGATCACTGCCCAGACCGCAGTGTCACCGT ATACTTCCGCTCGGGGGCACCCCCTGTCATCAACCCTCTCCAGACCCATTTTCCTCGGGACACGGCTGTGCCTGGGACCTTCGCATTGACTCTGTCTTGGACATTTCCCAACCGGACCACTGGAGTCTTCAACATTAGCAGTCCGCTGCCCGGAGACTGGTTTTTGGCCGCCCACTTACCCAAGGACCAGGGTCGGATTTCAGTTAAG GGTCTCCACGATGAGTGCCAGTACCTGTTCCAGCCCCAACTGATTGTCCAGCGCCTTCTGGGTGTGGCAGTGTTGGTGCCCGGGCTCCTGGTGGAGCAAAGTATCTCCCCTCACAACCGCTCTGCTCTTTACAA gatCTTCATTCCCAATTTCACCTCCAAGGTATCAGTGTGGTTGGTGAACTGCTGGGGGGGTCTGCGGGGGCGCTGTCCCCTGTCCCTGCGCCTGCGCCCCAAGGCCCCCCCACTCCACAACTCTAGCTCCTTGGACTGCCAATCGCGGACACCATGCCACCTGGAGTTCACCCTACCACTCTGGGATCACTGGCATTACGTGATGGTGGAGACCCAGCTGCCTCTGTCCGGCCCCGTCCGCTTCCAGGTGACCGTCCGACTGGAAG AGTGTTCCCAGCAAGGTCTGGCCCGGGCTCTGCCCGCTGGCGCTGCCATGAACATGCCACAGTCAGCGGCGGCTCGCCTGCCCCCATCTGAGCCACTGCCGTCAGGGGGCCCCGAGACAGGGAGCTTAACGAGGCCACCGGATCTCTGCTGGCCAGTGAGGCCAACGCTACGCAACGAATTGGATACCTTCTCCGTCCACTTCTACATCTTCTTCGGCCCCAGTGTCTCCTTGCCCCCAGAGCGCCCAGCTGTGTTTGCTCTGCGCCTGCTCCCCGTGCTGGACAGTGGGGCCGTTCTCAGTCTAGAGCTACGACTCAATGTG AGCTCACTTCAGGGAGAGAACATCACTGTGTTTGGCTGTCTGCACCACGAGGTGCCTCTGACCTCAGGAGACAACACCTCAGTCACCTGTTCGACAG ACTTGCTGTCTGGCTTCCTGCTGTCAGTCAATGCCTCCTCCAACGTGGCCCAGCTGcggctcccattcccccagacagGCAGCTGGTACCTGAGTCTACGCTCCCTCTGTGCTTCTGGACCCAG GTTTGAACGCTGTCAGAATGTCACTGCTGAGGTCCATCTCCGGTCCTTCCTATCCCCCTGCATCAATGACTGTGGCTCCTATGGCCAGTGCAAGCTTCTGCGGACAAACAACTACCTTTATGCAGCCTGCGAGTGCAAGGCTG GTTGGAGTGGATGGGGCTGCACAGACAACGCTGAGGCCTTCAGCTATGGCTTCCAGTTGCtctccacactgctgctctgccTAAGCAACCTTATGTTTGTGCCCCCTGTGGCTGTGGCTCTACGGAGCCGCTATCTCCTTGAAGCTGCTGTGTACATCTTTACCATGTTCTTTTCCACG TTCTACCACGCTTGTGACCAGCCGGGCATTGTAGTGTTCTGCATCATGGAGTATGACGTGCTGCAGTTCTGTGACTTCCTTGGCTCCCTCATGTCCGTTTGGGTCACAGTTATCGCCATGGCTCGGCTGCAACCTGTGGTCAAGCAG ATGCTGTACCTCCTGGGTGCGATGCTGCTTTCTATGGCACTGCAGCTGGACCGCCATGGACTCTGGAACCTGCTGGGCCCGAGCCTCTTTGCCTTGGGGATCCTTGCCTCAGCTTGG ACGGTGCGCAGCGTCCATCGCCGGCACTGCTACCCACCCACGTGGCAGCGCTGGGTCTTCTACTTGTGCCCAGGCAGCCTCATCGCCGGGGCCGCCGTGCTACTCTATGCCTTTGTGGAGACGGAGGAGAACTATTTTTACAttcacagcatctggcacatgtTGATCGCAGGCAGCGTGGGCTTTCTGCTGCCACCCCGGGCTAAGCCAGAGGGCAAAGTACCCCCTCTGACCCGAACCCGGGGCTGTGGGTACCAGGTCTGCATCAATGAGCAGGAGGAACTTGGCCTGGTGGACCCGAGCACTgtttccatcaatagtatttgtgcTAGCTGA
- the TMEM8B gene encoding transmembrane protein 8B isoform X3 yields the protein MVETQLPLSGPVRFQVTVRLEECSQQGLARALPAGAAMNMPQSAAARLPPSEPLPSGGPETGSLTRPPDLCWPVRPTLRNELDTFSVHFYIFFGPSVSLPPERPAVFALRLLPVLDSGAVLSLELRLNVSSLQGENITVFGCLHHEVPLTSGDNTSVTCSTDLLSGFLLSVNASSNVAQLRLPFPQTGSWYLSLRSLCASGPRFERCQNVTAEVHLRSFLSPCINDCGSYGQCKLLRTNNYLYAACECKAGWSGWGCTDNAEAFSYGFQLLSTLLLCLSNLMFVPPVAVALRSRYLLEAAVYIFTMFFSTFYHACDQPGIVVFCIMEYDVLQFCDFLGSLMSVWVTVIAMARLQPVVKQMLYLLGAMLLSMALQLDRHGLWNLLGPSLFALGILASAWTVRSVHRRHCYPPTWQRWVFYLCPGSLIAGAAVLLYAFVETEENYFYIHSIWHMLIAGSVGFLLPPRAKPEGKVPPLTRTRGCGYQVCINEQEELGLVDPSTVSINSICAS from the exons ATGGTGGAGACCCAGCTGCCTCTGTCCGGCCCCGTCCGCTTCCAGGTGACCGTCCGACTGGAAG AGTGTTCCCAGCAAGGTCTGGCCCGGGCTCTGCCCGCTGGCGCTGCCATGAACATGCCACAGTCAGCGGCGGCTCGCCTGCCCCCATCTGAGCCACTGCCGTCAGGGGGCCCCGAGACAGGGAGCTTAACGAGGCCACCGGATCTCTGCTGGCCAGTGAGGCCAACGCTACGCAACGAATTGGATACCTTCTCCGTCCACTTCTACATCTTCTTCGGCCCCAGTGTCTCCTTGCCCCCAGAGCGCCCAGCTGTGTTTGCTCTGCGCCTGCTCCCCGTGCTGGACAGTGGGGCCGTTCTCAGTCTAGAGCTACGACTCAATGTG AGCTCACTTCAGGGAGAGAACATCACTGTGTTTGGCTGTCTGCACCACGAGGTGCCTCTGACCTCAGGAGACAACACCTCAGTCACCTGTTCGACAG ACTTGCTGTCTGGCTTCCTGCTGTCAGTCAATGCCTCCTCCAACGTGGCCCAGCTGcggctcccattcccccagacagGCAGCTGGTACCTGAGTCTACGCTCCCTCTGTGCTTCTGGACCCAG GTTTGAACGCTGTCAGAATGTCACTGCTGAGGTCCATCTCCGGTCCTTCCTATCCCCCTGCATCAATGACTGTGGCTCCTATGGCCAGTGCAAGCTTCTGCGGACAAACAACTACCTTTATGCAGCCTGCGAGTGCAAGGCTG GTTGGAGTGGATGGGGCTGCACAGACAACGCTGAGGCCTTCAGCTATGGCTTCCAGTTGCtctccacactgctgctctgccTAAGCAACCTTATGTTTGTGCCCCCTGTGGCTGTGGCTCTACGGAGCCGCTATCTCCTTGAAGCTGCTGTGTACATCTTTACCATGTTCTTTTCCACG TTCTACCACGCTTGTGACCAGCCGGGCATTGTAGTGTTCTGCATCATGGAGTATGACGTGCTGCAGTTCTGTGACTTCCTTGGCTCCCTCATGTCCGTTTGGGTCACAGTTATCGCCATGGCTCGGCTGCAACCTGTGGTCAAGCAG ATGCTGTACCTCCTGGGTGCGATGCTGCTTTCTATGGCACTGCAGCTGGACCGCCATGGACTCTGGAACCTGCTGGGCCCGAGCCTCTTTGCCTTGGGGATCCTTGCCTCAGCTTGG ACGGTGCGCAGCGTCCATCGCCGGCACTGCTACCCACCCACGTGGCAGCGCTGGGTCTTCTACTTGTGCCCAGGCAGCCTCATCGCCGGGGCCGCCGTGCTACTCTATGCCTTTGTGGAGACGGAGGAGAACTATTTTTACAttcacagcatctggcacatgtTGATCGCAGGCAGCGTGGGCTTTCTGCTGCCACCCCGGGCTAAGCCAGAGGGCAAAGTACCCCCTCTGACCCGAACCCGGGGCTGTGGGTACCAGGTCTGCATCAATGAGCAGGAGGAACTTGGCCTGGTGGACCCGAGCACTgtttccatcaatagtatttgtgcTAGCTGA